One segment of Phaeacidiphilus oryzae TH49 DNA contains the following:
- a CDS encoding carbohydrate binding domain-containing protein produces MLGSRGRLAAVAGTLTFLASAALGVLGASPSAAATSVYSVAPYTDMSNGQEPLLDTAITQHGLKAFTAAFVIGTGCSQEWGDTLPVGGDSYTDPEIAKAVSEGASVIVSSGGADGEPLAWTCTDQSSIEAGYQAIINDYGVQQLDFDVEGAAIADTAAAARQMQAMKDLKAADPALRFSMTLPVLPSGLTSDGVGILQAAKNAGIRIDVVNLMAMDYYQGTSADMGADAIAAAKATLAQMQSVDPGYTYADLGLTPMIGKNDDGSTFTLADAQSVESFAAQNGLGRLSFWAVTRDQPCGGTANSLSTCSEIGQSPLAFTDAFVPYEGSSGGGGGGGTTGSDFSLSVSPGSGSAAPGGSATAEVATGVAAGSAEPVALSASGAPSGVSVSFSPSSVTSGGSSTLTAAVAGGVAAGSYPITVTGTAASGSHSATYTLTVSGGGSGSGGGSGALANGGFETGGLSPWTCQSGDAVVGGPVHSGSHAVEISPTGSQTGECDQTVTLKPNTSYTLSGWVQGDYAYLGVNGGASADTWSSSGSWNQLKVPFTTGSSGTVTVYVHGWYGQGAVYADDLSLG; encoded by the coding sequence GTGTTAGGCAGCAGAGGCAGGTTGGCGGCGGTCGCCGGGACACTGACGTTCCTGGCGTCCGCCGCCCTCGGCGTGCTCGGCGCGAGCCCCAGCGCGGCCGCGACCAGCGTGTACTCGGTGGCCCCGTACACCGACATGTCCAACGGGCAGGAGCCGCTGCTCGACACCGCCATCACCCAGCACGGGCTGAAGGCCTTCACCGCGGCCTTCGTCATCGGCACCGGCTGCAGCCAGGAGTGGGGGGACACCCTGCCGGTCGGCGGTGACTCCTACACCGACCCGGAGATCGCCAAGGCGGTGTCCGAGGGGGCCTCGGTGATCGTCTCCTCGGGCGGGGCCGACGGCGAGCCGCTCGCCTGGACCTGCACCGACCAGAGCAGCATCGAGGCCGGCTACCAGGCGATCATCAACGACTACGGCGTCCAGCAGCTGGACTTCGACGTCGAGGGCGCGGCCATCGCCGACACCGCCGCCGCGGCCCGGCAGATGCAGGCGATGAAGGACCTCAAGGCGGCCGACCCCGCGCTGCGGTTCTCGATGACCCTGCCGGTGCTGCCGAGCGGGCTCACCTCGGACGGCGTCGGCATCCTGCAGGCGGCGAAGAACGCGGGCATCCGGATCGACGTCGTCAACCTCATGGCGATGGACTACTACCAGGGCACCTCGGCCGACATGGGCGCGGACGCGATCGCGGCGGCGAAGGCCACACTGGCCCAGATGCAGTCCGTCGACCCCGGCTACACCTATGCCGACCTCGGCCTCACCCCGATGATCGGCAAGAACGACGACGGCTCCACCTTCACCCTGGCCGACGCCCAGAGCGTGGAGTCCTTCGCGGCGCAGAACGGCCTGGGCCGGCTCTCCTTCTGGGCCGTCACCCGCGATCAGCCCTGCGGCGGAACCGCCAACTCCCTCTCCACCTGCAGCGAGATCGGCCAGAGCCCCCTCGCCTTCACCGACGCCTTCGTGCCGTACGAGGGGTCCTCCGGGGGCGGGGGCGGCGGCGGGACCACCGGCAGCGACTTCTCGCTCTCCGTGTCGCCGGGCTCCGGCAGTGCGGCTCCCGGCGGTTCGGCCACCGCCGAGGTGGCGACGGGGGTCGCCGCCGGCTCCGCCGAGCCGGTCGCCCTCTCCGCGAGCGGGGCCCCGAGCGGGGTGAGCGTCTCGTTCAGCCCGTCCTCGGTCACCTCGGGCGGCTCCAGCACCCTCACCGCCGCGGTCGCCGGCGGGGTGGCGGCGGGCAGTTACCCGATCACGGTGACCGGCACGGCCGCCTCCGGCAGCCACAGCGCGACCTACACCCTGACCGTCTCCGGCGGCGGCAGCGGCAGCGGCGGCGGCTCCGGGGCGCTCGCCAACGGCGGCTTCGAGACCGGCGGCCTCAGCCCGTGGACCTGCCAGAGCGGCGACGCGGTGGTCGGCGGCCCGGTCCACTCCGGGAGCCACGCCGTAGAGATCTCCCCGACCGGCAGCCAGACCGGCGAGTGCGACCAGACGGTCACCCTGAAGCCGAACACCTCCTACACCCTCTCCGGCTGGGTCCAGGGCGACTACGCCTACCTCGGCGTGAACGGCGGCGCGAGCGCCGATACCTGGTCCTCGTCCGGGAGCTGGAACCAGCTGAAGGTCCCGTTCACCACCGGTTCCAGCGGCACCGTGACGGTCTACGTCCACGGCTGGTACGGCCAGGGCGCGGTGTACGCCGACGACCTGTCACTGGGCTGA
- a CDS encoding SDR family oxidoreductase — translation MSNHDNDRLPLSGRTALVTGVSRRAGIGLAVVRRLAGLGAEVFLHHYAPHDAEQPYGADPQGPPVDGHRHLGLDLADPEAPARLMAAAREGAPGGQVDILVCNHAQSGHDGTLDRISAADLDLHWAVDTRSSLLLAQAFAAQYEDGPRPGAGRVLLLTSGQLLGPMPEELAYATAKGALAAVTPTLADHLADRGITVNCVNPGPVDTGYASPEAHELVRRRFPAGRWGEPDDPARLIAWLATDDARWITGQVISSEGGFRR, via the coding sequence ATGAGCAACCACGACAACGACCGCCTGCCGCTCTCCGGCCGCACCGCCCTCGTCACCGGCGTCAGCCGGCGCGCTGGGATCGGCCTCGCCGTCGTCCGCCGGCTGGCGGGGCTGGGCGCCGAGGTCTTCCTCCACCACTACGCCCCGCACGACGCCGAGCAGCCCTACGGCGCCGACCCGCAGGGCCCGCCGGTCGACGGCCATCGGCACCTCGGCCTCGACCTCGCCGACCCCGAGGCCCCCGCCCGGCTGATGGCCGCCGCCCGGGAGGGCGCCCCCGGCGGCCAGGTCGACATCCTGGTCTGCAACCACGCCCAGTCCGGCCACGACGGCACGCTGGACCGGATCAGCGCCGCCGACCTGGACCTCCACTGGGCCGTCGACACCCGCTCCAGCCTGCTGCTGGCGCAGGCCTTCGCCGCCCAGTACGAGGACGGTCCGCGCCCCGGCGCCGGCCGCGTCCTCCTGCTGACCTCCGGTCAGCTCCTCGGCCCGATGCCCGAGGAGCTCGCCTACGCCACCGCCAAGGGCGCCCTGGCCGCCGTCACCCCCACCCTGGCCGACCACCTCGCCGACCGCGGGATCACCGTCAACTGCGTCAACCCCGGCCCCGTGGACACCGGGTACGCCTCTCCGGAGGCCCACGAGCTGGTCCGCCGGCGCTTCCCGGCCGGCCGCTGGGGGGAGCCCGACGACCCGGCCCGGCTGATCGCCTGGCTGGCCACCGACGACGCCCGCTGGATCACCGGGCAGGTGATCAGCTCCGAGGGCGGCTTCCGCAGGTGA
- a CDS encoding MFS transporter, which produces MAVAGTAGDTTGTRTAGAGAPDDAAAREPLTGFHLRVTATTFGANFSDGYALGIIGAVLPVLNTSMRLSGVWQGLLGASALIGLLVGSILLGRVADAIGRQKLYLYNFILITIASAAQFWAHSAPLLFILRLVIGFGLGADYAVGPTLLSEFAPRRLRGVLLGSLTVLWTVGYVLANVLGTYLPMTDTAAHWLLASGALPALLVLLLRIGIPESPSWLASRGRFEEAARIRRDFLRQEATAETESAQATEALPAAGYRELFARGQARNTWFGVVFYSAQVLPYFAIYTFMAQILGTLHISDADTQNLVLNLALLLGGVIGLWPVQRMGRRPFTIGTFVVLTVCLALMAALSGTSGLLLMVPFIVYTFVMAGASNITQVYPPELFPTPLRGSGVGFLNGTSRIASAVGTFLLPISLDSLGIGWSMAWMALVLLLGTVVSVLWAPETRDSSTTEVWVH; this is translated from the coding sequence ATGGCAGTAGCAGGGACGGCTGGGGACACGACCGGCACCAGAACGGCCGGGGCCGGCGCGCCGGACGACGCGGCCGCACGCGAGCCGCTCACCGGCTTCCATCTCCGGGTGACCGCGACGACCTTCGGGGCCAACTTCTCCGACGGCTACGCGCTCGGCATCATCGGGGCGGTCCTCCCGGTGCTGAACACGAGCATGCGCCTCTCCGGGGTGTGGCAGGGCCTCCTCGGCGCCTCCGCCCTGATCGGCCTGCTGGTCGGCAGCATCCTCCTCGGCCGGGTGGCGGACGCCATCGGCCGGCAGAAGCTGTACCTCTACAACTTCATCCTGATCACCATCGCCTCGGCGGCCCAGTTCTGGGCGCACAGCGCGCCGCTGCTCTTCATCCTCCGGCTGGTGATCGGCTTCGGTCTGGGCGCCGACTACGCCGTCGGCCCCACCCTCCTCTCCGAGTTCGCCCCGCGCCGGCTGCGCGGGGTCCTCCTCGGCTCGCTCACCGTGCTGTGGACGGTCGGCTATGTCCTGGCCAACGTCCTCGGCACCTACCTGCCGATGACCGACACCGCCGCGCACTGGCTGCTGGCCAGTGGCGCGCTGCCCGCGCTGCTGGTGCTGCTGCTGCGGATCGGCATCCCGGAGTCGCCGAGCTGGCTGGCCTCCCGCGGCCGGTTCGAGGAGGCGGCCCGGATCCGCCGGGACTTCCTCCGCCAGGAGGCCACCGCCGAGACCGAGTCCGCGCAGGCCACCGAGGCGCTCCCGGCCGCGGGGTACCGCGAGCTCTTCGCCCGCGGCCAGGCCCGGAACACCTGGTTCGGCGTCGTCTTCTACAGCGCCCAGGTACTGCCCTACTTCGCCATCTACACCTTCATGGCGCAGATCCTCGGCACCCTCCACATCTCCGACGCCGACACCCAGAACCTGGTCCTCAACCTGGCGCTGCTGCTCGGCGGCGTGATCGGGCTGTGGCCGGTGCAGCGGATGGGCCGGCGTCCTTTCACCATCGGCACCTTCGTCGTCCTCACCGTCTGCCTGGCGCTGATGGCCGCCCTGAGCGGCACCTCCGGCCTGCTGCTGATGGTGCCGTTCATCGTCTACACCTTCGTGATGGCCGGCGCGTCCAACATCACCCAGGTCTACCCGCCGGAGCTGTTCCCGACCCCGCTCCGCGGCTCCGGCGTGGGCTTCCTCAACGGCACCAGCCGGATCGCCTCCGCCGTCGGCACCTTCCTGCTGCCGATCAGCCTGGACTCGCTCGGCATCGGCTGGTCGATGGCCTGGATGGCGCTGGTGCTGCTGCTCGGCACGGTCGTCAGCGTCCTCTGGGCGCCGGAGACCCGGGACTCGTCCACCACCGAAGTGTGGGTGCACTGA
- a CDS encoding APC family permease produces MVTATAEVAEEERRLRHDLGFWGLTAIGFSNIVGSGWLFAAMYAAQTAGPAAILAWIGAGVLCALVALVMVELGVSRPEGGGTVRWPLFASGRLVGTLIGWSTLLSVGGTAAEISAIMQYAGHYLPGVYRNGGLTAAGVGVAVGLSLLLTALNWFAVRIFARFNNLIALFKVAVPILTVIALFASGFHSGRLTEGAHGGFAPYGYPAVLSALAGGGIVYSLNGFQAPLDFSGEARNPRRTMAGSVLAGIGLALAMYLALQFAFLYTVPEHLLIAGHGWSGVNFDSPFGQLALILNLQWVSSLLYVDAVVSPGGSAYVGVAIDARHTYALAKNGTLPRYFMKVSGRSGIPQRALLLNLAVILVFLLPFGGWQQIVSVMGDMYLLIYAGAAVAVAVFRGRPDGGLRGWVPGLSWIAPLSFVVASEFIYWSGWHDLRFALPLVLVGLLLFFFLRPAGEGARRLGAEFARGAWMVVYLLLLTAFSWLGSFKGSGRIAAPWDSIAVAFLSLAIFAWAVASGRGRGPG; encoded by the coding sequence GTGGTCACCGCGACCGCCGAGGTGGCCGAGGAGGAGCGCCGCCTCAGGCACGACCTGGGGTTCTGGGGGCTGACCGCGATCGGCTTCTCCAACATCGTCGGCTCCGGCTGGCTCTTCGCCGCGATGTACGCGGCGCAGACCGCCGGGCCCGCGGCGATCCTGGCCTGGATCGGCGCCGGGGTGCTCTGCGCGCTGGTCGCCCTGGTGATGGTCGAACTCGGCGTCTCCCGCCCGGAGGGCGGCGGCACCGTCCGCTGGCCGCTGTTCGCCAGCGGACGGCTGGTCGGCACCCTGATCGGCTGGTCCACGCTGCTGTCGGTGGGCGGCACCGCGGCCGAGATCAGCGCCATCATGCAGTACGCCGGCCACTACCTGCCGGGGGTCTACCGGAACGGCGGTCTCACCGCCGCCGGGGTCGGCGTGGCCGTGGGGCTGAGCCTCCTGCTGACCGCCCTCAACTGGTTCGCCGTCCGGATCTTCGCCCGTTTCAACAACCTGATCGCCCTGTTCAAGGTCGCGGTGCCGATCCTCACCGTGATCGCCCTCTTCGCCTCCGGCTTCCACTCCGGCCGCCTCACCGAGGGCGCCCACGGCGGCTTCGCGCCGTACGGGTACCCGGCGGTGCTCAGCGCGCTGGCCGGCGGCGGCATCGTCTACTCGCTCAACGGGTTCCAGGCGCCGCTGGACTTCTCCGGCGAGGCGCGCAACCCCCGCCGGACGATGGCGGGTTCGGTGCTGGCCGGCATCGGCCTGGCCCTGGCGATGTACCTGGCGCTGCAGTTCGCCTTCCTCTACACCGTCCCCGAGCACCTGCTGATCGCCGGGCACGGCTGGAGCGGGGTGAACTTCGACTCCCCGTTCGGGCAGCTGGCGCTGATCCTCAACCTCCAGTGGGTCTCCAGCCTGCTGTACGTCGACGCGGTGGTCTCGCCCGGCGGCTCGGCGTACGTGGGCGTGGCCATCGACGCCCGGCACACCTACGCGCTGGCCAAGAACGGCACGCTGCCGCGGTACTTCATGAAGGTCAGCGGCCGGAGCGGGATCCCGCAGCGGGCGCTGCTGCTGAACCTCGCGGTGATCCTGGTCTTCCTGCTGCCGTTCGGCGGCTGGCAGCAGATCGTCAGCGTGATGGGCGACATGTACCTGCTGATCTACGCGGGGGCGGCGGTGGCCGTCGCGGTGTTCCGGGGGCGGCCGGACGGGGGGCTGCGGGGATGGGTGCCGGGGCTCTCCTGGATCGCGCCGCTGAGCTTCGTCGTGGCGAGCGAGTTCATCTACTGGTCCGGCTGGCACGATCTGCGGTTCGCGCTGCCGCTGGTGCTGGTGGGGCTGCTGCTGTTCTTCTTCCTGCGGCCGGCGGGGGAGGGGGCGCGGCGGTTGGGCGCGGAGTTCGCGCGGGGCGCCTGGATGGTGGTCTATCTGCTGCTGCTCACCGCGTTCTCCTGGCTGGGCTCCTTCAAGGGCTCCGGCCGCATCGCCGCCCCGTGGGACTCCATCGCGGTGGCGTTCCTCTCCCTCGCGATCTTCGCCTGGGCGGTGGCCTCCGGCCGAGGCCGCGGGCCCGGCTGA
- a CDS encoding LysR family transcriptional regulator yields the protein MDLRQLEYFVAVAEERNFTRAAERVHISQSGVSAQIRQLERELGAELFDRSARTATLTAAGAAALGHARAALAAAEAVGQAVGEVSELIRGRVTVGMVVGCTVTPFFDALAAFHGAHPGVAVSLLEGRSDRLVEEVRSGAVDVALVGTAGEPPAGLDSRVLVSEPLVAVVAPGHPLAGRKRLRLRDLTGRQLISMPEGSGLRSVFDRCCAAAGVQPAVALEASAADAIADLSARGLGVGLLSESMAPRYRDRLTALPITDATVPGLLVLVWRPAPPPAVRALVARLPAGAEGNRSRAAAADGQTRRP from the coding sequence ATGGACCTGAGGCAGCTGGAGTACTTCGTCGCGGTCGCCGAGGAGCGGAACTTCACCCGGGCCGCGGAGCGGGTGCACATCAGCCAGTCCGGGGTCAGCGCGCAGATCAGGCAGCTGGAGCGGGAGCTGGGCGCCGAGCTGTTCGACCGCTCCGCCCGCACCGCCACCCTCACCGCCGCCGGAGCCGCCGCCCTGGGGCACGCCCGCGCGGCGCTGGCCGCGGCCGAGGCGGTGGGCCAGGCGGTCGGCGAGGTCAGCGAGTTGATCCGGGGCCGGGTGACGGTCGGGATGGTGGTCGGCTGCACCGTCACCCCGTTCTTCGACGCGCTCGCCGCCTTCCACGGCGCCCATCCGGGGGTCGCCGTCTCCCTCCTCGAGGGCCGCTCGGACCGCCTGGTCGAGGAGGTCCGCTCGGGCGCCGTCGACGTCGCGCTGGTCGGTACCGCGGGCGAGCCGCCCGCCGGCCTCGACTCCCGCGTCCTGGTCAGCGAGCCGCTGGTGGCCGTGGTCGCCCCCGGGCACCCGCTGGCCGGCCGCAAGCGGCTCCGCCTCCGCGATCTGACGGGCCGTCAACTCATCTCCATGCCCGAGGGCAGCGGCCTGCGGTCGGTCTTCGACCGCTGCTGCGCCGCCGCCGGCGTCCAGCCCGCCGTCGCCCTGGAGGCCAGCGCCGCCGACGCGATCGCCGACCTCTCCGCCCGCGGCCTCGGCGTCGGCCTCCTCAGCGAGTCGATGGCCCCCCGCTACCGCGACCGCCTCACCGCCCTCCCGATCACCGACGCCACCGTCCCCGGTCTCCTCGTCCTGGTGTGGCGGCCGGCCCCGCCGCCGGCCGTCCGCGCGCTGGTCGCCCGGCTGCCGGCCGGGGCGGAGGGAAACCGCTCGCGCGCGGCCGCCGCGGATGGCCAGACTCGCCGACCATGA
- a CDS encoding aromatic amino acid ammonia-lyase, producing the protein MPGTALDGRSLTADQVTALARREALPAVDADARRALDENRKLAAEATAHRPVYGHSTGVGANRTATVSAESAELFGMRLLRSHSGGIGPVVPDEEARAMLAVRLNQLLAGGCAVQVGVVDRLAEALAGGHLPTVHALGAIGTGDLSALAELGLTLAGERPWHGGTGEPPEPLRLTRWDALPLISSSALTIGQTALAATDLGLLLDRLPLVAALTLTAVRGSGQPYAAYVHERRPHAGAAAFSAWMRELLADADWQPALVQDPFGFRCLPQVHGAALDARASLDEVLAVELNAAAENPLLEAAAATYHHHGGFHLARLGLALDQYRLGLLGTAELSTSRLGVLVEPAFTGQPPFLATAADGSSGVMIVEYAAQSALAELRGAAQPVTLGHAVISRGVEEHASFASTGARRLRESVDHFRLVLACELVAAVRALRMRGLRPPGGGELAAFYDRAAERLPSSVEDRNLTGDVEAAAALLSAPAPA; encoded by the coding sequence ATGCCCGGCACAGCCCTGGACGGCAGGTCGCTGACGGCCGATCAGGTCACCGCCCTGGCCCGGCGGGAGGCGCTGCCCGCCGTGGACGCCGACGCCCGCCGCGCCCTCGACGAGAACCGCAAGCTGGCCGCCGAGGCCACCGCCCACCGACCGGTCTACGGGCACAGCACGGGGGTCGGCGCCAACCGCACCGCCACCGTCAGCGCGGAGTCCGCCGAGCTCTTCGGCATGCGGCTGCTGCGCAGCCACAGCGGCGGCATCGGCCCGGTCGTGCCGGACGAGGAGGCCCGGGCGATGCTCGCGGTCCGCCTCAACCAGCTGCTGGCCGGCGGCTGCGCGGTGCAGGTCGGTGTCGTGGACCGGCTGGCCGAGGCGCTGGCCGGCGGCCATCTGCCGACCGTCCACGCGCTCGGCGCGATCGGCACCGGCGACCTCTCCGCCCTGGCCGAGCTCGGCCTGACGCTGGCCGGGGAGCGGCCCTGGCACGGCGGCACGGGCGAGCCGCCGGAGCCGCTGCGGCTCACCCGCTGGGACGCCCTGCCGCTGATCTCCAGCAGCGCCCTGACGATCGGTCAGACCGCGCTGGCCGCCACCGATCTGGGCCTGCTGCTGGACCGGCTGCCGCTGGTGGCGGCGCTCACCCTGACCGCGGTCCGCGGCTCCGGTCAGCCCTACGCGGCCTACGTCCACGAACGCCGGCCGCACGCCGGGGCGGCCGCCTTCTCCGCCTGGATGCGGGAGCTGCTGGCCGACGCCGACTGGCAGCCGGCCCTGGTGCAGGACCCGTTCGGGTTCCGCTGCCTGCCGCAGGTCCACGGGGCGGCGCTGGACGCCCGGGCCTCGCTGGACGAGGTGCTGGCCGTGGAGCTCAACGCGGCCGCGGAGAACCCGCTGCTGGAGGCCGCCGCCGCGACCTACCACCACCACGGCGGCTTCCATCTGGCCCGGCTCGGGCTGGCCCTGGACCAGTACCGGCTGGGCCTCCTCGGCACCGCCGAGCTGTCCACCAGCCGGCTGGGCGTCCTGGTCGAACCGGCCTTCACCGGCCAGCCGCCGTTCCTCGCCACGGCGGCCGACGGCAGCAGCGGGGTGATGATCGTCGAGTATGCGGCGCAGTCCGCGCTCGCCGAACTGCGCGGCGCCGCCCAGCCGGTGACCCTCGGTCATGCGGTGATCTCGCGCGGGGTGGAGGAGCACGCCAGCTTCGCCTCCACCGGCGCCCGCCGGCTGCGCGAGTCGGTGGACCACTTCCGGCTGGTCCTCGCCTGCGAGCTGGTGGCGGCCGTCCGCGCCCTCCGGATGCGCGGTCTCCGTCCGCCGGGCGGCGGCGAGTTGGCCGCCTTCTACGACCGGGCGGCCGAGCGGCTTCCCTCGTCGGTCGAGGACCGCAACCTCACCGGCGACGTCGAGGCCGCGGCGGCCCTCCTCTCGGCTCCCGCGCCGGCCTGA
- a CDS encoding YybH family protein, protein MNDDENPETIDYEAYPKAMRPEDITRLFVERSNQGDAAGVAALYAEDAVLAYPPGSRTVGREAIRELWAKVLANRPRFRPETPLPTLLSADGDLALTSTPPGDGAGARAQVVRRRPDGSWVRVLDQPEFVHPDAG, encoded by the coding sequence ATGAACGACGACGAGAACCCCGAGACGATCGACTACGAGGCCTACCCCAAGGCGATGCGGCCGGAGGACATCACCCGGCTCTTCGTCGAGCGCTCCAACCAGGGGGACGCCGCCGGAGTCGCGGCCCTCTACGCCGAGGACGCCGTCCTCGCCTACCCGCCCGGCTCGCGGACGGTCGGCCGGGAGGCCATCCGCGAGCTCTGGGCGAAGGTGCTGGCGAACCGGCCGCGCTTCCGGCCGGAGACCCCGCTGCCCACCCTCCTCAGCGCGGACGGCGACCTCGCGCTGACCTCGACCCCGCCCGGCGACGGGGCCGGCGCCCGCGCGCAGGTGGTCCGCCGCCGGCCGGACGGGAGCTGGGTACGGGTGCTGGACCAGCCGGAGTTCGTCCACCCGGACGCCGGCTGA
- a CDS encoding lactate 2-monooxygenase, with translation MTDWAAFQYEIYLNGLLGKVPRLPTDLSRLAEIAEARLPAGPYGYVAGNAGGGKTEAANREALDRWRIVPRMLRDVGTRDLSVEVLGRRLPAPVALAPVGVLSIMHPDAETAAARAAAEVGVPFTLSSASSTSMEDVAEASGEGERWFQLYWPKDREVTKSFLRRAKESGYSALLVTLDTWLLSWRPRDLDQAYLPFLHGIGTENYFTDPAFLAGLAKPPVEDLQAAVMHFVGMFNDPTKTWDDLDFIRENWDGPIVLKGVLHPDDARRAADAGMDGIVVSNHGGRQVAGAIGAADALPAIAEAVGDRLDVLFDSGIRGGEDTAKALALGAKTVLLGRPWVYALGLDGQAGVEHVLRAHLAELDLTLALSGHATATSITRDDVTRS, from the coding sequence ATGACCGATTGGGCCGCCTTCCAGTACGAGATCTACCTGAACGGGCTGCTGGGCAAGGTCCCCCGACTGCCCACTGACCTCTCCCGGCTCGCCGAGATCGCCGAGGCGCGGCTGCCCGCCGGGCCGTACGGCTACGTCGCGGGGAACGCGGGCGGCGGAAAGACCGAGGCCGCCAACCGCGAGGCGCTGGACCGCTGGCGGATCGTGCCGCGGATGCTGCGGGACGTCGGCACCCGGGACCTCTCCGTCGAGGTACTCGGCCGCAGGCTGCCGGCCCCGGTGGCGCTGGCCCCGGTCGGCGTATTGTCGATCATGCACCCGGACGCCGAGACGGCCGCCGCGCGGGCCGCCGCCGAGGTCGGCGTGCCGTTCACCCTCTCCTCGGCGTCCAGCACCTCGATGGAGGACGTGGCGGAGGCCAGCGGCGAGGGCGAGCGCTGGTTCCAGCTGTACTGGCCCAAGGACCGCGAGGTCACCAAGAGCTTCCTCCGCCGGGCCAAGGAGAGCGGCTACTCGGCGCTGCTGGTCACCCTGGACACCTGGCTGCTGTCCTGGCGGCCCCGCGACCTCGACCAGGCCTACCTGCCCTTCCTCCACGGCATCGGCACCGAGAACTACTTCACCGACCCGGCGTTCCTGGCCGGCCTGGCCAAGCCGCCGGTCGAGGACCTCCAGGCGGCGGTGATGCACTTCGTGGGGATGTTCAACGACCCCACCAAGACCTGGGACGACCTGGACTTCATCCGGGAGAACTGGGACGGCCCGATCGTCCTGAAGGGCGTCCTCCACCCCGACGACGCGCGGCGGGCGGCGGACGCCGGCATGGACGGGATCGTGGTCTCCAACCACGGCGGCCGCCAGGTCGCCGGCGCGATCGGCGCGGCGGACGCGCTTCCCGCGATCGCGGAGGCGGTCGGCGACCGCCTGGACGTCCTCTTCGACAGCGGGATCCGCGGCGGCGAGGACACCGCGAAGGCGCTGGCGCTGGGGGCGAAGACGGTGCTGCTGGGGCGGCCGTGGGTGTACGCGCTGGGGCTGGACGGGCAGGCGGGGGTCGAGCATGTGCTGCGCGCGCATCTGGCGGAACTCGACCTGACGCTGGCGCTGTCCGGCCACGCGACGGCGACCAGCATCACCCGCGACGACGTGACCCGCTCCTAG